The following proteins are encoded in a genomic region of Streptomyces collinus Tu 365:
- a CDS encoding sigma-70 family RNA polymerase sigma factor, giving the protein MKEAVHIGTNPASKPDLQQLVREVALGDQEAFAAVYDAVAGSVLGVVRAVLRDQAQSEEVAQDVLVEVWRTAPRYRPDRGTAINWILTLAHRRAVDRVRSVEAAAARDSKAALLARTPEYDQVTEQVEIRLEQEQVRRCLRTLTELQRQSVTLAYYRGLTYRQVAEALALPLGTVKTRLRDGLIRLRDCLGVTA; this is encoded by the coding sequence GTGAAGGAAGCCGTCCACATCGGCACGAACCCGGCGTCCAAGCCGGACCTGCAACAACTGGTGCGCGAGGTGGCCCTCGGCGACCAGGAGGCGTTCGCCGCGGTGTACGACGCGGTGGCCGGCTCGGTGCTCGGCGTCGTCCGGGCGGTACTGCGCGACCAGGCGCAGTCGGAGGAGGTGGCACAGGACGTCCTGGTGGAGGTGTGGCGCACCGCGCCGCGCTACCGGCCCGACCGCGGTACGGCGATCAACTGGATCCTGACCCTCGCCCACCGGCGGGCGGTGGACCGGGTCCGGTCGGTGGAGGCGGCCGCCGCCCGCGACAGCAAGGCCGCGCTGCTGGCCCGGACGCCCGAGTACGACCAGGTGACCGAACAGGTCGAGATCCGGCTGGAGCAGGAGCAGGTGCGGCGCTGTCTGCGGACCCTCACCGAGCTGCAGCGGCAGTCGGTCACGCTGGCCTACTACCGCGGCCTGACCTACCGGCAGGTCGCCGAGGCGCTGGCGCTGCCGCTGGGCACGGTGAAGACCCGGCTGCGGGACGGGCTCATCCGGCTGCGGGACTGCCTGGGGGTGACCGCGTGA
- a CDS encoding anti-sigma factor: MSTADPHLLTGAYALHALPDDERTDFERHLSGCESCAVEVAEFTATAARLASAASEPVRAALRGEVLRRVTGVRQVAPGKAAPAQARRSVPRGRGPARWALAACVAAAAVFGGTAVWQYERAQDARQQAALAERHADQVAGVLGAPDAATRSARMAGGTGTLVVSAGRDRAVFVASGMAAPPEGKVYQLWFADGGRMRPAGLLGTGRAGQTVLMRGRVDGASGVGVTVEPAGGSRQPTTKPLGLLSVPARPSHVS, from the coding sequence GTGAGCACGGCCGATCCGCACCTGCTGACGGGTGCCTACGCGCTGCACGCGCTGCCCGACGACGAGCGCACCGACTTCGAACGCCACCTGTCCGGCTGCGAGTCCTGCGCGGTGGAGGTCGCGGAGTTCACCGCGACGGCCGCCCGGCTCGCCTCGGCGGCCTCCGAGCCCGTCCGCGCCGCGCTGCGCGGGGAGGTGCTGCGCCGCGTCACCGGGGTCCGCCAGGTGGCCCCGGGCAAGGCGGCCCCGGCGCAGGCCCGGCGTTCCGTACCGCGGGGGCGTGGCCCGGCCCGGTGGGCGCTGGCCGCCTGCGTGGCCGCGGCTGCGGTGTTCGGCGGCACGGCGGTGTGGCAGTACGAACGTGCCCAGGACGCGCGGCAGCAGGCGGCGCTCGCGGAGCGGCACGCGGACCAGGTGGCCGGGGTGCTGGGGGCGCCGGACGCGGCGACGAGGTCGGCGCGGATGGCGGGGGGCACCGGCACCCTGGTGGTCTCCGCGGGCCGGGACCGGGCCGTGTTCGTGGCCTCGGGCATGGCGGCACCGCCCGAGGGCAAGGTCTACCAGCTGTGGTTCGCCGACGGCGGCCGGATGCGGCCGGCCGGTCTGCTGGGCACCGGCCGGGCCGGGCAGACGGTGCTGATGCGGGGGCGGGTGGACGGCGCCTCCGGGGTCGGCGTCACCGTGGAGCCGGCCGGGGGGTCACGGCAGCCGACCACGAAGCCGCTCGGCCTGCTGTCCGTTCCCGCACGCCCCTCACACGTGAGCTGA
- a CDS encoding fasciclin domain-containing protein, translating into MNARARRLAVALAATAVLPLALSACSDSKGGDSGKPDSSSPASASRGGGDMGGSAGDTTAVDQPFGSACSAVPKNGAGSFDGMAKDPVATAASHNPALSTLVAAVKKAGLVDTLNNAQDITVFAPTDDAFKKIPKATLDKVLADKATLTKILTYHVVGKKLTPKDLEHGSFATLEKSKLTTAGSGESYTVDDSAKVVCGDVKTANANVYIVDTVLMPKS; encoded by the coding sequence ATGAACGCCCGTGCCCGTCGTCTGGCCGTCGCCCTCGCCGCCACCGCGGTGCTGCCCCTGGCCCTGAGCGCCTGTTCCGACTCCAAGGGCGGTGACTCCGGCAAGCCGGACTCGTCGAGCCCCGCGTCGGCCTCGCGCGGCGGCGGCGACATGGGCGGCTCGGCCGGCGACACCACCGCCGTGGACCAGCCGTTCGGCTCCGCCTGCTCCGCCGTCCCGAAGAACGGCGCGGGCTCCTTCGACGGCATGGCCAAGGACCCGGTGGCCACGGCCGCCTCGCACAACCCCGCGCTGTCCACGCTCGTGGCCGCGGTGAAGAAGGCCGGTTTGGTCGACACGCTCAACAACGCCCAGGACATCACCGTGTTCGCCCCCACCGACGACGCCTTCAAGAAGATCCCGAAGGCGACCCTGGACAAGGTCCTCGCCGACAAGGCCACGCTGACGAAGATCCTCACCTACCACGTCGTCGGCAAGAAGCTGACGCCGAAGGACCTGGAGCACGGCTCCTTCGCCACGCTGGAGAAGTCGAAGCTGACCACCGCCGGTTCGGGCGAGTCCTACACCGTCGACGACTCCGCGAAGGTCGTCTGCGGCGACGTCAAGACGGCCAACGCCAACGTGTACATCGTCGACACCGTGCTGATGCCCAAGAGCTGA
- a CDS encoding slipin family protein: MEGTVVAVVVVAVFLLLVLKSGMRVVNQVERGVVFRWGKALPSHRQPGITFLIPFADRMRKVNVQVVTMPVPTQEGITKDNVSVKVDAVVYFRVTDPLRAAIEVQDYVFAVGQVAQSSLRSIIGKSDLDDLLTDRERLHEGLALMIDSPAAAWGIHIDRVEIKDVQLPESLKRSMSRQAEAERERRARVITADGEFQAAQQLANASRIMSDTPEAMQLRLLQTVVEVAAEKNSTLVMPFPVELLRYFDRAAQHIGADLTKSVPPQPSQPARQPSEPQPAQEAQEAQQAQQAQQAQESAELP, from the coding sequence ATGGAAGGCACCGTCGTCGCAGTGGTGGTCGTGGCCGTGTTCCTGCTGCTCGTGCTGAAGAGCGGCATGCGGGTCGTCAACCAGGTGGAGCGCGGGGTGGTGTTCCGGTGGGGCAAGGCCCTGCCGAGCCACCGGCAGCCCGGGATCACCTTCCTCATCCCGTTCGCCGACCGGATGCGCAAGGTGAACGTGCAGGTCGTCACCATGCCGGTGCCCACGCAGGAGGGCATCACCAAGGACAACGTGTCGGTGAAGGTCGACGCGGTCGTCTACTTCCGGGTGACCGACCCGCTGCGGGCCGCCATCGAGGTGCAGGACTACGTCTTCGCCGTCGGCCAGGTCGCCCAGTCCTCGCTGCGCTCGATCATCGGCAAGAGCGACCTGGACGATCTGCTGACCGACCGGGAGCGGCTGCACGAGGGGCTGGCCCTGATGATCGACAGCCCGGCCGCCGCGTGGGGCATCCACATCGACCGCGTCGAGATCAAGGACGTACAGCTGCCCGAGTCGCTGAAGCGGTCGATGTCCCGGCAGGCCGAGGCCGAGCGGGAGCGGCGGGCCCGGGTCATCACCGCCGACGGTGAGTTCCAGGCGGCGCAGCAGCTCGCCAACGCCTCGCGGATCATGTCCGACACCCCCGAGGCGATGCAGCTGCGTCTGCTCCAGACCGTCGTGGAGGTCGCGGCCGAGAAGAACTCCACGCTCGTGATGCCGTTCCCGGTCGAGCTGCTGCGGTACTTCGACCGGGCCGCGCAGCACATCGGCGCCGACCTCACGAAGAGTGTGCCGCCGCAGCCGTCCCAGCCGGCTCGGCAGCCCTCGGAGCCCCAGCCGGCCCAGGAGGCCCAGGAGGCCCAGCAGGCCCAGCAGGCCCAGCAGGCCCAGGAGAGTGCCGAGCTGCCGTAG
- a CDS encoding glutathione peroxidase: MTTTDHNGSALDVEIGALRGGSAGLPDYAGKTVLIVNVASKCGLTPQYTGLERLQERYAEQGFTVLGVPCNQFLGQEPGTAEEIAEFCSATYGVSFPLTEKVEVNGEGRHALYERLVGFADAEGHSGDIRWNFEKFLIGRDGQVVARFSPQTEPESAEVVAAIEAQLAQPAPRG, translated from the coding sequence ATGACCACTACTGACCACAACGGCTCCGCGCTGGACGTCGAGATCGGCGCCCTGCGCGGCGGCTCCGCCGGTCTGCCGGACTACGCCGGCAAGACCGTGCTCATCGTGAACGTGGCCTCCAAGTGCGGCCTGACCCCGCAGTACACGGGCCTGGAGCGGCTGCAGGAGCGCTACGCCGAGCAGGGCTTCACCGTGCTCGGCGTGCCCTGCAACCAGTTCCTCGGGCAGGAGCCCGGCACCGCCGAGGAGATCGCCGAGTTCTGCTCGGCGACGTACGGGGTGTCCTTCCCGCTGACCGAGAAGGTCGAGGTGAACGGGGAGGGCCGGCACGCGCTGTACGAGCGTCTGGTGGGCTTCGCCGACGCCGAGGGCCACAGCGGGGACATCCGCTGGAACTTCGAGAAGTTCCTGATCGGCCGGGACGGACAGGTCGTCGCCCGCTTCTCCCCGCAGACCGAGCCCGAGTCCGCCGAGGTCGTCGCGGCCATCGAGGCGCAGCTGGCCCAGCCGGCCCCGCGCGGCTAG
- a CDS encoding DUF397 domain-containing protein — protein sequence MALIQGASETWMKSSYSAGNGACVEVKSPTTAELAVRDSKVHEGPVLAFPADAWNAFVASVKA from the coding sequence ATGGCACTGATTCAGGGCGCTTCGGAGACGTGGATGAAGTCTTCTTATTCCGCGGGCAACGGCGCCTGCGTCGAGGTCAAGTCGCCCACCACCGCGGAACTCGCCGTGCGCGACTCCAAGGTCCACGAGGGTCCCGTCCTGGCCTTCCCCGCCGACGCGTGGAACGCCTTCGTGGCCTCGGTCAAGGCGTAG
- a CDS encoding helix-turn-helix domain-containing protein has product MASNVNPTVRRRRLGQELRRLRELKGMTAEEVAERLLVSQSKISRLENGRRSISQRDVRDLCGVYEVEDQRIVDSLMEMARDSRQQGWWHTFGDIPYSVYIGLETDAESLRVYEPQLVTGLLQTRAYAEALVQGALPETSTAEIEKRVQVRMRRQERITAEANPLRLWVVLDEAALRRVVGNKLVMREQLEHLIEMSHLPHVTVQVLPFEVGAHPGLNGQYAILEFTDAADSSVVYLEGVTSDLYLEKALDVQKYAVMYEHLRAQSLNVEQSRQCISDVAKTYAD; this is encoded by the coding sequence GTGGCGTCCAATGTCAATCCCACCGTCAGGCGACGCCGCCTGGGCCAGGAGCTGCGCAGGCTCCGTGAGCTCAAGGGCATGACCGCCGAAGAGGTGGCGGAGCGGCTGCTGGTGTCGCAGTCGAAGATCAGCCGGCTGGAGAACGGCCGCAGGAGCATCAGCCAGCGCGACGTGCGGGACCTGTGCGGGGTGTACGAGGTCGAGGACCAGCGGATCGTCGACTCGCTGATGGAGATGGCCCGGGACTCGCGGCAGCAGGGCTGGTGGCACACGTTCGGGGACATCCCGTACAGCGTGTACATCGGTCTGGAGACGGACGCCGAGTCGCTGCGGGTGTACGAACCCCAGTTGGTGACGGGCCTGCTGCAGACCCGCGCCTACGCGGAGGCCCTGGTGCAGGGCGCGTTGCCGGAGACCTCTACGGCCGAGATCGAGAAGCGCGTCCAGGTGCGCATGCGCCGACAGGAACGTATCACCGCCGAGGCCAACCCCCTCAGGCTGTGGGTGGTGCTCGACGAGGCGGCGCTGCGCCGGGTCGTGGGCAACAAGCTGGTGATGCGCGAGCAGTTGGAGCACCTCATCGAGATGTCCCACCTGCCGCACGTCACCGTGCAGGTGCTGCCCTTCGAGGTGGGCGCCCATCCGGGGCTCAACGGCCAGTACGCGATCCTGGAGTTCACCGACGCGGCCGACTCCAGCGTGGTCTACCTGGAGGGCGTCACCAGCGACCTCTACCTGGAGAAGGCGCTGGACGTGCAGAAGTACGCCGTGATGTACGAGCATCTGCGGGCACAGTCCCTCAATGTGGAGCAATCCCGGCAATGCATCTCTGATGTGGCGAAAACCTACGCCGACTGA
- a CDS encoding GOLPH3/VPS74 family protein: protein MGRSRRTIPEELLLLALDPATGTTAQPQSLDLGLAGAQLVELALAGRIAPDGDRIAVVVPRPTGDPTLDCALELLRRRGAPVRAVHWIGGPRLGLRQTYLSHLERCGMVAAVPGQMCGVLPTTRYQATDTTISREIRSRLDTAIRTGVPPDPRTAALAALAHAVGLGKHLYPGNEGRSSRSRLRDLIRHDPMGGLVAHAVMDVQNGAAAQPRRGPAAPGRPAGPGARPEPARGVPMQPRHGSMARAVAH from the coding sequence ATGGGCAGGAGCCGCAGAACAATTCCGGAGGAGCTTCTGTTGCTCGCACTGGACCCGGCCACGGGTACCACTGCGCAGCCGCAGTCGCTCGACCTCGGTCTGGCCGGAGCACAGCTAGTGGAGCTGGCGCTGGCCGGACGGATAGCCCCAGACGGGGATCGTATCGCCGTGGTGGTGCCACGGCCGACAGGAGATCCGACTCTGGACTGCGCGTTGGAGTTGCTGCGAAGGCGCGGCGCTCCGGTACGGGCCGTCCACTGGATCGGCGGGCCACGACTGGGGCTTCGCCAGACGTACCTGTCGCATCTGGAGCGGTGCGGCATGGTCGCCGCCGTACCGGGTCAGATGTGCGGGGTGTTGCCGACGACGCGGTACCAGGCGACCGACACCACCATCAGCAGGGAGATCCGGTCCCGGCTGGACACCGCGATCCGCACCGGCGTGCCGCCGGACCCGCGGACCGCGGCGCTCGCCGCCCTGGCGCACGCCGTCGGGCTCGGCAAGCACCTGTATCCGGGGAACGAGGGGCGCTCCTCACGTTCCCGGCTGCGGGACCTGATCCGGCACGACCCCATGGGCGGGCTGGTCGCGCACGCCGTGATGGACGTGCAGAACGGCGCCGCGGCCCAGCCGCGCCGCGGTCCGGCCGCACCCGGCCGCCCGGCGGGGCCCGGAGCGCGGCCCGAACCCGCGCGCGGCGTTCCGATGCAGCCGCGCCACGGGTCCATGGCACGCGCCGTGGCCCACTGA
- a CDS encoding D-alanyl-D-alanine carboxypeptidase: MRVRRMEEASVAGESPDRSKQQESSVEPTSGSAGSVPGARDPRLTVSREKDSSSGTKDTATKVLSVRDVKAAAASGAPDSANSPESGTSSKPAAGSAEDDASTEPEAEHEAAAEDGDADLREAVSAWVRSAGDAKKPGSGADATAKKPEKPEGAVAEGESADAEGMEETEPEKEPAGKAGREPADGTDATAAAADDHVDAEAGTDANANAKTSPANGSDDDNDNESSDGEDTAPAASEDQDDDAPADEEADAAPDAAAEADAPQDAKPEPGPRPEPEDAKPEDSKSESEPEDAKPEDAEPEDAEPGSEPEDAEPASKSGAKPAPGSDPDSAPRPGQDGEDGKDSDGEDAPEAPRAKVVDQPTTALKALSPKKPAVDQPTTMLKLGSKPRPATPEAERTSKFVALKPDVTTAVPQVGPERTTQQPLPPKPPLDLLAELTNTPPPPETPVRTIVRRVKIWTPLVILLVIVLAVVQEFRPLPQPTLGLTAKDSYTFAGGKADIPWPSQGQAALDVQGIGSFGSSGTQKPVPIASLAKVMTAYLVLRDHPLRSGEAGPKITIDKPAEQQSDAGQESTVPVKAGDRISEREALEAILLPSANNVARLLARWDAGSEKAFVTKMNAAAKGLGMTNTTYTDPSGLTDSTVSTAVDQVKLAKKAMERPAFREVAAMMSYVDYKGVKHNNYNRLVGYNNVVGIKTGTTTSALGNLVFAAKQQVGGETRTIIGAAMRQPAGGSDNTIISGVLDAGDKLIRAGQGALKSATILKKGDVVGYVDDGLGGRTPVVATKDVTAAGWAGLKVKLSFAADTVPHTAKAGTKVGTLTVGDGGVGAVKVPVALKADLAEPGFADKLTRLG; this comes from the coding sequence ATGCGCGTGCGGCGCATGGAGGAGGCATCGGTGGCGGGCGAGTCCCCCGACAGGTCGAAGCAGCAGGAGTCGTCGGTGGAACCGACGTCGGGGAGCGCGGGTTCGGTTCCCGGGGCTCGCGATCCGCGGCTCACGGTGTCCCGCGAAAAGGATTCCTCGAGCGGCACGAAGGACACCGCGACGAAGGTTCTCTCGGTCCGGGACGTGAAGGCCGCGGCCGCCTCCGGGGCCCCGGACTCCGCCAACTCCCCCGAGTCCGGCACGTCCTCGAAGCCGGCCGCCGGCTCCGCCGAGGATGACGCTTCCACCGAGCCCGAGGCCGAGCACGAGGCCGCCGCCGAGGACGGGGACGCCGACCTCCGCGAGGCCGTCTCGGCGTGGGTCCGCTCGGCCGGGGACGCGAAGAAGCCCGGGTCCGGCGCCGACGCGACTGCAAAGAAGCCCGAGAAGCCCGAAGGGGCCGTGGCCGAGGGCGAGTCGGCGGACGCCGAGGGCATGGAGGAGACCGAGCCCGAGAAGGAACCGGCGGGGAAGGCCGGGAGAGAGCCGGCCGACGGCACGGACGCGACCGCCGCCGCCGCTGACGACCACGTGGACGCCGAAGCCGGCACCGACGCGAACGCGAACGCGAAGACGAGCCCGGCGAACGGCTCCGACGACGACAACGACAACGAGTCGTCGGACGGCGAGGACACGGCCCCGGCCGCGAGCGAGGACCAGGACGACGACGCGCCCGCGGACGAGGAGGCCGACGCCGCTCCGGACGCCGCCGCGGAAGCCGACGCACCGCAGGACGCGAAGCCGGAGCCCGGGCCCCGCCCGGAGCCGGAGGACGCCAAGCCGGAGGACTCGAAGTCCGAGTCCGAGCCGGAGGACGCCAAGCCGGAGGACGCCGAGCCGGAGGACGCCGAGCCCGGGTCCGAGCCGGAGGACGCCGAGCCGGCGTCGAAGTCCGGCGCGAAGCCCGCCCCCGGGTCCGACCCGGACTCCGCCCCGCGGCCCGGCCAGGACGGGGAGGACGGGAAGGACAGCGACGGGGAGGACGCCCCCGAGGCGCCGCGGGCGAAGGTCGTCGACCAGCCGACCACCGCTCTCAAGGCCCTGAGCCCGAAGAAGCCCGCGGTCGACCAGCCGACGACCATGCTGAAGCTCGGCTCCAAGCCCCGGCCCGCCACCCCGGAGGCCGAGCGCACCAGCAAGTTCGTCGCGCTGAAGCCCGACGTGACGACCGCCGTGCCCCAGGTGGGCCCGGAGCGCACCACCCAGCAGCCGCTCCCGCCCAAGCCGCCGCTCGACCTGCTGGCCGAACTGACGAACACGCCCCCGCCGCCGGAGACCCCGGTCCGCACCATCGTGCGCCGGGTCAAGATCTGGACCCCGCTGGTCATCCTGCTGGTGATCGTCCTCGCGGTGGTGCAGGAGTTCCGGCCACTCCCGCAGCCGACCCTCGGCCTCACCGCGAAGGACAGCTACACCTTCGCCGGCGGCAAGGCCGACATCCCCTGGCCGTCCCAGGGGCAGGCCGCGCTCGACGTCCAGGGCATCGGCTCCTTCGGCTCCTCCGGGACCCAGAAGCCCGTCCCGATCGCCAGCCTCGCGAAGGTGATGACCGCGTACCTCGTCCTGCGCGACCACCCGCTCAGGAGCGGCGAGGCCGGACCCAAGATCACGATCGACAAGCCCGCCGAGCAGCAGTCGGACGCCGGCCAGGAGTCCACCGTGCCCGTCAAGGCCGGCGACCGGATCTCCGAGCGCGAGGCCCTGGAGGCCATCCTCCTGCCCTCCGCCAACAACGTGGCCCGGCTCCTGGCCCGCTGGGACGCGGGGTCGGAGAAGGCGTTCGTGACGAAGATGAACGCCGCCGCCAAGGGCCTCGGCATGACCAACACCACGTACACCGACCCCTCGGGTCTGACGGACTCGACGGTCAGCACGGCCGTGGACCAGGTCAAGCTGGCCAAGAAGGCGATGGAGAGGCCCGCCTTCCGCGAGGTCGCGGCGATGATGTCGTACGTCGACTACAAGGGCGTCAAGCACAACAACTACAACCGGCTGGTCGGCTACAACAACGTCGTCGGCATCAAGACCGGCACGACCACGTCCGCCCTCGGCAACCTCGTCTTCGCGGCGAAGCAGCAGGTCGGCGGCGAGACGCGGACCATCATCGGGGCCGCGATGCGCCAGCCCGCGGGTGGTTCCGACAACACCATCATCAGCGGGGTCCTGGACGCGGGCGACAAGCTCATCCGGGCCGGGCAGGGCGCGCTGAAGTCGGCGACGATCCTGAAGAAGGGCGATGTCGTCGGGTACGTCGACGACGGCCTCGGCGGCCGTACCCCGGTCGTGGCCACGAAGGACGTGACGGCGGCGGGCTGGGCCGGGCTGAAGGTGAAGCTGTCCTTCGCCGCCGACACCGTGCCGCACACGGCGAAGGCCGGCACCAAGGTGGGCACGCTCACCGTGGGTGACGGCGGGGTCGGCGCGGTGAAGGTGCCGGTGGCCCTGAAGGCGGACCTGGCCGAACCCGGCTTCGCGGACAAGCTCACCCGCCTCGGCTGA